The genomic stretch TAAATTCGCAGGGGACAGGCCGATTGCGCGGAGCGCAGGGACAATCACTCCTTCGACGTCGCTTGCGCAACCCGTGTCGAGGAGAACTGTGCCTGTCTCTCCAGCGAGTAGTGGCAGGGAAAGAGGACGTCCGCCCACCTCGGCTTGGATTAAATAGCCACCTTCGAAGACTTCTTCTACCGGAGTTTGGGTTGATGACATAAGCAGTGGGTGAGGAATTTGTGCAGGCCGACAGTTTACATCAGTGTTGGACTATTGAAATGACAGGAATACGCCTAAATATAGTAAAAATTCGCATCATCGTGAAATTCCCGTCTGCTGATTCTTATGAGTAAGAAATCGCTGGAGCTGGCCTACTGTTATGGGGGCATCTCCCAATACGAGCCGGGAGAGGTTCTCGGACCGCGTAAGCTGACTGACTACGAAGCTGTGCTAATTATCGAGGGATCACCCCGGTATGAAACGAATGCCGGGGTTTCGCTTCTCAGTCCGGGAACTATACATGTTGCCAGACCGGAGACGACCGAGACGTTTTACTGGGACGACAAGCATCGGACGCGGCATGCTTACTTACACTTTGATTTGGAATCGATTCCGGATGATTGGGATTCACCAGACAGTTGGCCGAGGTTTCATTTAAAATCCTCTCCAGTAATGATCGAGCTGTTCCGGCACATTCTTGAACGGGCCGTCCGACACTCCGATTGGCCGGCACGGAAGCCTGGGCGTGGTGACAACCGGATCTTCGAGGCCTTTCTCGGACTCTATGTCCATGGTGTCCAACATCATCATGGAGACTCGGCTCCGGCGTTTTCCCAGCCTGTTACCCGAGCCGTCCAGTTTATTCGTGAACGCTTGGACGCCCCGCATTTTGTGCCGATTTCATTGGATGAGCTGGCGGCCGTCTCCCATGTGACTCAGAAGCACTTGTGCCGGGTTTTTCAGCAGGAGCTTGGCGTCTCGCCCATTAAGTCTTGCCGCCTGATGCAGTTTCAGTTGGCGATACCGCTGTTGGCGCGGTCCAATTTGATGATCAAGCAGATCGCGGAACGCTGTGGGTTCCCGGATCAACTGCAGTTCTCGCGCAGCTTTTCCAGGACTTTTGGATATTCGCCGAGCGAGTGCCGGAAAAAGATTCTGAGCGGTGCGGCTCCTCCTCGCATCAATCTACCTGCGATCTTGATGCCACGCCTTTATTGGTGAGGTAGCCAAGGCCTAACATTAACTCCGATAGTGTAATCTCTATCTACGGTAGAAACTTGTGGTTACGTTTTCGGACTGTTTCCTACTGGAGGTAATTCTGTGAAGTCTGGCTCGCCCCCCGTTGAGTCGAATTGATCCGGTGGGGTCTCGATAATTCCTTCCGTGCGCGGAAGACGACCCTCCAGCAAAGGGTCTGCTGTCTCGGACATCCAACGTTCGAGAAGGTAGGCGAGTTCTTTTTTGAGTTCCGCACAGTCCGGATCCATAGCGAGGTTACAGGATTCCTGAGGATCGAAGTCGAGGTCGAAGAGCAACTCACCCGGTTCAGTCCTTTCGGCCAAACCTCTTTCGTGAAGGTAGCGTTTGGAAAGGCTGTTGTCTATATTGGGGAGGATCGTTTTATCGTAGTCCGTATATCGACGGATATACTTCCAACGATCCGTCCGCACCGCTCGTCCTGGCTCTTGGGAAGCATGGAAGTTCACCTCAGCGAAGACTGCATTGCGGGTATTTTCCTGCGCCCCATTTGCCAGTCCGAGAAAAGATTTTCCTTCTAGCCAGTCAGGTGGGTCAACACCGAGCCATTCGCAAATCGTTGGGAAGATATCGATCTGAGAGACGAGCGAATCGATGACTCTGCCACCTGAGAAACTGCCTGGGCCACGGAGGATTAGGAACACTCCTAGTCCGTGGTCGGTCAAACGGCATTTCATATGGGGGAAGGCAATACCATGGTCTGTGGTGCAGACGACTAAAGTATTCTCCCGTAAGTTGTTTTCCTCTAATGCGTTTAGCACCTGACCGAAGGCCTCGTCGGTGCTTCGGATACTGGATTGATAAAGAGCGAAATCACTCCGAGTGATTGGATTGTCTGGAAGGGTGGGCGGAGGCATGACGTAGCGGGAATCATTTGGTGGTGCCGTTCGAGGGAAGTCACCGCCAGTTCCGTTCCGATGGGGGGCGAAAAGACCTACATCGAGAAAGAAGGGGCTGGTCTGGCGACGAGCGAGAAAACTCCGTACCTCCTCAATCGGTTTTTCGAAATCTGTATCAAGAGTCAAGATCTCATCGTAGCCCCCTTCTGATGGATTCGCGAAAGGCGGGATAGCAATATGTTGTTGCCCACAAAGGGCGGTCCGGTAGCCGTGTCCGCGCAGGAAGTTCATCAGCGTCTTTCCATAATCGCGGAGGGTCCAACCTCGGTGCGCCAGCCCCAACATTCCTGCTGAATGGGCTGACTGGCCAGTCAGAAGGCAGGCCCGAGAGGGCGAGCAGGTAGGGTTACCGCAAAAAGCCTTTCGGAACAGCACTCCGTCTTCAGCTAGCCGCTGGAGGTTCGGTGTTAGCACACTATATCCAAAAGGCTGGATGTAGCGGCCAGCATCGTGGCAGTGAAGATAAAGAATGTTAGGGTGAGACTTAGCTTTGTTGTTGGCCATGGTCGACGCGCGGCATCCCCTCAAGGATAGCGCTTCCGGTAGTGTTTGGTTCGTTCGCAGAGGCAGGCGCTGAGACGAGAATGCCGATCAGTAGAGAGTAGGGGAGGTGGATTCTTAGGTTCATCGTTTTAGTAGGCTGGCTTCTGGTCAGGAGGGTAGCCGAACGCCTTCGGCATCGATCCGGACTGGTTCGATTTCGCCATTTTCTTTGTAATTCACGTAGCAGATCGAGGATTCTCGAAAGTAGCAGGTTTGGGTCTGGCTCATATCGTTGCAGATAAAATACCACTGACCATGCCACTCGAAAAAGGAGCCGTGCCGGTCGAAGGTGGAAAGGCGACCTTCCCGGCGACAGTAGTCGAAGGCGGAGCAAAAAAGCTCGGAAGAATTGTCGAAGAAAATGTCTTTTCCCGTGTAGCGGAAATCCTGCGCCAAATACTCATCCTGCACGAATGATCCTTTGCAAACGTAGGGTCCGTAGACGCTATCGGACATCGCGTAGTAGCAGCCCCACGAGAGGTAATAGATACCGTTCCGCTTGTGGAGGTAAGGTTTGTCATCGGTTTTGCCAGGGGCGACCGGGCCTTCT from Verrucomicrobiota bacterium encodes the following:
- a CDS encoding sulfatase; this encodes MANNKAKSHPNILYLHCHDAGRYIQPFGYSVLTPNLQRLAEDGVLFRKAFCGNPTCSPSRACLLTGQSAHSAGMLGLAHRGWTLRDYGKTLMNFLRGHGYRTALCGQQHIAIPPFANPSEGGYDEILTLDTDFEKPIEEVRSFLARRQTSPFFLDVGLFAPHRNGTGGDFPRTAPPNDSRYVMPPPTLPDNPITRSDFALYQSSIRSTDEAFGQVLNALEENNLRENTLVVCTTDHGIAFPHMKCRLTDHGLGVFLILRGPGSFSGGRVIDSLVSQIDIFPTICEWLGVDPPDWLEGKSFLGLANGAQENTRNAVFAEVNFHASQEPGRAVRTDRWKYIRRYTDYDKTILPNIDNSLSKRYLHERGLAERTEPGELLFDLDFDPQESCNLAMDPDCAELKKELAYLLERWMSETADPLLEGRLPRTEGIIETPPDQFDSTGGEPDFTELPPVGNSPKT
- a CDS encoding AraC family transcriptional regulator, producing the protein MSKKSLELAYCYGGISQYEPGEVLGPRKLTDYEAVLIIEGSPRYETNAGVSLLSPGTIHVARPETTETFYWDDKHRTRHAYLHFDLESIPDDWDSPDSWPRFHLKSSPVMIELFRHILERAVRHSDWPARKPGRGDNRIFEAFLGLYVHGVQHHHGDSAPAFSQPVTRAVQFIRERLDAPHFVPISLDELAAVSHVTQKHLCRVFQQELGVSPIKSCRLMQFQLAIPLLARSNLMIKQIAERCGFPDQLQFSRSFSRTFGYSPSECRKKILSGAAPPRINLPAILMPRLYW